In Vespula vulgaris chromosome 10, iyVesVulg1.1, whole genome shotgun sequence, the following are encoded in one genomic region:
- the LOC127067200 gene encoding zinc finger protein OZF-like isoform X1: MKSCITASSRDQLREKEIYREEEGEEKRRKEKRREGRADLFARARCKRVDRPRSREWILFLSIARVARKMQTLPCRKIKIKTEILDEIEDFSANDELVVVEDVENPFEKRITTLTAREQLVCTICRIDFPNEDEFKTHMILHSHCEPFRCGFCSKRFSRSSNLENHLQSHVDFDCNYCSLKFQDESTVRIRGIYPKERCFECGIYQKKCSRDRKASYAKKKSFECSICKKNFLRRSGLRAHTIVHTADSPYECDICPARFKRSSVLKTHKLTHTDVRRFECDICKHRFHLKGALKHHILAHYGVRPYKCKDCGKRYRRSWGLKVHMYRHTGVKRFECDLCKDRFSVKTKLAKHIYQHTGEKPYKCEFCARQYDERYLLKSHKCPMNLDTLSKCKVDDHDRSAERILLVL, from the exons ATGAAATCATGCATCACGGCGAGCTCGCGCGACcaactgagagagaaagagatatatagagaagaggaaggagaagagaagagaaggaaagagaagagaagagaaggacgcGCCGATTTATTTGCACGAGCGCGATGCAAGCGCGTCGATCGACCGAGGAGCCGAGAAtggattctttttttgtcgattGCGAGAGTAGCACGAAAGATGCAAACGTTGCCATGTCGAAAG ATAAAGATCAAGACAGAGATATTGGATGAGATCGAAGATTTCTCAGCAAACGACGAACTCGTCGTCGTAGAAGACGTCGAGAATCCTTTTGAGAAACGCATAACCACTCTTACGGCCAGAGAACAGCTCGTATGTACCATTTGCAGAATCGATTTTCCGAATGAAGATGAATTCAAAACTCACATGATCCTCCACAGTCACTGCGAACCCTTCCGATGTGGCTTCTGCTCTAAGCGATTTTCAAG aTCATCGAATTTAGAAAATCACTTGCAGAGTCACGTTGACTTCGATTGCAATTATTGTTCTCTAAAATTCcag GACGAAAGTACCGTACGAATTCGCGGAATATATCCGAAGGAACGGTGCTTCGAATGCGGAATCTATCAAAAGAAATGTTCGCGCGATCGCAAAGCGAGTTACGCAAAGAAAAAGTCGTTCGAGTGCTCGATTTGCAAGAAGAACTTCTTAAGACGCAGCGGTCTCCGAGCTCATACCATCGTCCACACTGCTGATTCTCCCTACGAGTGTGATATCTGTCCCGCAAGATTTAAAAGATCCTCCGTTTTAAAGACCCACAAATTGACGCATACCGATGTTAGAAGATTCGAATGCGATATTTGCAAGCATCGTTTTCATTTGAAAGGCGCATTAAAGCATCACATACTCGCGCATTACG GCGTAAGACCGTACAAGTGCAAGGATTGCGGCAAGCGTTATAGAAGATCCTGGGGCCTAAAGGTTCACATGTATCGGCACACAGGAGTGAAGCGCTTCGAGTGCGATCTCTGTAAGGATCGTTTCAGCGTTAAGACGAAGCTGGCGAAGCACATATACCAACATACGGGAGAAAAACCGTACAAATGCGAGTTCTGTGCTCGTCAATACGATGAAAGATATCTTCTTAAGAGTCACAAATGTCCGATGAACTTGGATACTCTTTCGAAATGTAAAGTCGACGATCATGATAGATCTGCCGAGAGGATCTTGCTCGTTTTGTAA
- the LOC127067200 gene encoding zinc finger protein 782-like isoform X3 — protein MKSCITASSRDQLREKEIYREEEGEEKRRKEKRREGRADLFARARCKRVDRPRSREWILFLSIARVARKMQTLPCRKIKIKTEILDEIEDFSANDELVVVEDVENPFEKRITTLTAREQLVCTICRIDFPNEDEFKTHMILHSHCEPFRCGFCSKRFSRSSNLENHLQSHVDFDCNYCSLKFQDESTVRIRGIYPKERCFECGIYQKKCSRDRKASYAKKKSFECSICKKNFLRRSGLRAHTIVHTADSPYECDICPARFKRSSVLKTHKLTHTDVRRFECDICKHRFHLKGALKHHILAHYVYRRKTVQVQGLRQAL, from the exons ATGAAATCATGCATCACGGCGAGCTCGCGCGACcaactgagagagaaagagatatatagagaagaggaaggagaagagaagagaaggaaagagaagagaagagaaggacgcGCCGATTTATTTGCACGAGCGCGATGCAAGCGCGTCGATCGACCGAGGAGCCGAGAAtggattctttttttgtcgattGCGAGAGTAGCACGAAAGATGCAAACGTTGCCATGTCGAAAG ATAAAGATCAAGACAGAGATATTGGATGAGATCGAAGATTTCTCAGCAAACGACGAACTCGTCGTCGTAGAAGACGTCGAGAATCCTTTTGAGAAACGCATAACCACTCTTACGGCCAGAGAACAGCTCGTATGTACCATTTGCAGAATCGATTTTCCGAATGAAGATGAATTCAAAACTCACATGATCCTCCACAGTCACTGCGAACCCTTCCGATGTGGCTTCTGCTCTAAGCGATTTTCAAG aTCATCGAATTTAGAAAATCACTTGCAGAGTCACGTTGACTTCGATTGCAATTATTGTTCTCTAAAATTCcag GACGAAAGTACCGTACGAATTCGCGGAATATATCCGAAGGAACGGTGCTTCGAATGCGGAATCTATCAAAAGAAATGTTCGCGCGATCGCAAAGCGAGTTACGCAAAGAAAAAGTCGTTCGAGTGCTCGATTTGCAAGAAGAACTTCTTAAGACGCAGCGGTCTCCGAGCTCATACCATCGTCCACACTGCTGATTCTCCCTACGAGTGTGATATCTGTCCCGCAAGATTTAAAAGATCCTCCGTTTTAAAGACCCACAAATTGACGCATACCGATGTTAGAAGATTCGAATGCGATATTTGCAAGCATCGTTTTCATTTGAAAGGCGCATTAAAGCATCACATACTCGCGCATTACG TTTACAGGCGTAAGACCGTACAAGTGCAAGGATTGCGGCAAGCGTTATAG
- the LOC127067200 gene encoding zinc finger protein 99-like isoform X2: protein MMVENVFNGNNNEDLKISDEDDVKIIETNRVWKICEDIKIKTEILDEIEDFSANDELVVVEDVENPFEKRITTLTAREQLVCTICRIDFPNEDEFKTHMILHSHCEPFRCGFCSKRFSRSSNLENHLQSHVDFDCNYCSLKFQDESTVRIRGIYPKERCFECGIYQKKCSRDRKASYAKKKSFECSICKKNFLRRSGLRAHTIVHTADSPYECDICPARFKRSSVLKTHKLTHTDVRRFECDICKHRFHLKGALKHHILAHYGVRPYKCKDCGKRYRRSWGLKVHMYRHTGVKRFECDLCKDRFSVKTKLAKHIYQHTGEKPYKCEFCARQYDERYLLKSHKCPMNLDTLSKCKVDDHDRSAERILLVL from the exons ATGATGGTAGAGAATGTCTTCAATGGCAATAATAACGAAGATTTGAAAATATCCGATGAAGATGAtgtgaaaataatagaaactaATCGAGTTTGGAAAATATGTGAGGAT ATAAAGATCAAGACAGAGATATTGGATGAGATCGAAGATTTCTCAGCAAACGACGAACTCGTCGTCGTAGAAGACGTCGAGAATCCTTTTGAGAAACGCATAACCACTCTTACGGCCAGAGAACAGCTCGTATGTACCATTTGCAGAATCGATTTTCCGAATGAAGATGAATTCAAAACTCACATGATCCTCCACAGTCACTGCGAACCCTTCCGATGTGGCTTCTGCTCTAAGCGATTTTCAAG aTCATCGAATTTAGAAAATCACTTGCAGAGTCACGTTGACTTCGATTGCAATTATTGTTCTCTAAAATTCcag GACGAAAGTACCGTACGAATTCGCGGAATATATCCGAAGGAACGGTGCTTCGAATGCGGAATCTATCAAAAGAAATGTTCGCGCGATCGCAAAGCGAGTTACGCAAAGAAAAAGTCGTTCGAGTGCTCGATTTGCAAGAAGAACTTCTTAAGACGCAGCGGTCTCCGAGCTCATACCATCGTCCACACTGCTGATTCTCCCTACGAGTGTGATATCTGTCCCGCAAGATTTAAAAGATCCTCCGTTTTAAAGACCCACAAATTGACGCATACCGATGTTAGAAGATTCGAATGCGATATTTGCAAGCATCGTTTTCATTTGAAAGGCGCATTAAAGCATCACATACTCGCGCATTACG GCGTAAGACCGTACAAGTGCAAGGATTGCGGCAAGCGTTATAGAAGATCCTGGGGCCTAAAGGTTCACATGTATCGGCACACAGGAGTGAAGCGCTTCGAGTGCGATCTCTGTAAGGATCGTTTCAGCGTTAAGACGAAGCTGGCGAAGCACATATACCAACATACGGGAGAAAAACCGTACAAATGCGAGTTCTGTGCTCGTCAATACGATGAAAGATATCTTCTTAAGAGTCACAAATGTCCGATGAACTTGGATACTCTTTCGAAATGTAAAGTCGACGATCATGATAGATCTGCCGAGAGGATCTTGCTCGTTTTGTAA